In Lolium rigidum isolate FL_2022 chromosome 7, APGP_CSIRO_Lrig_0.1, whole genome shotgun sequence, the DNA window CCAAGACGGCGCGCGGCAGTAGTGGAGGAGCCTAGGGCAGGCGGGCTGAAATGCCTTAGGCGTGCTGCAATTTCCCTCGCGCCGATGCCTTGCTAGGGATAGAGGCCACCCTCCGTTTAGCCATAAAATATACGTGGTGCGGAGGCCAAATTTACCGAGCACCCTAATATTTTGTAAAGATCGTGCATCCGCCGCTTGCACCCGCTCGTATGCTGCGTTTTCAAAATAGCACGCGACAAGAGTGGCTCGATTCTACCGTTCCAGGCTCCTATTTGAGATCAATAAATTCTACTAATGTCAAAGAGATACCCCGCTTCCGCACTTTCATGGAAaacaaacaacctttgcgacatAATTTGGTTTGATTTCACTTTAAAAATAGAACAATCGTTCAAATCCAGACACTTAAAAATAAGTATCATAAGGTAATTTCAACTCAGCACGTAGCTATATTGGTTCGATCTCACATTTGAACAGGTACGTAGGGCTCGAGTCGAGTACTCGAGTGTGCTGCACTGTTTCCTCCCAAATTCCCAATCCTCCCTCGCGACTCGCGAGCACCTTCCAGTCGCAGCCCACGCAGAATCAACACGGGCGCGATGCGATGCGGTCCGTGGTACTCCGCACCAGATCAGAATCAGATAACCGGATTGAGCATTTCCAAATTAGAACCATCTACTGCGCACCACACTTTGCCTGTGAGATCTGCAGGGGTCGCGGGCACTCCCGTTGCTTGCTTCGACAGCTCCCACATCGTCGAGGATGCTCGAGTGGGAGACTCGGAGAGCAACAGCCCTGGCTGGGTGGCAGCCTATGCCGGGCGCTGGCGTGTGGCTGCAGGGTTGTTGTGTCGTGCACGCGAGGTGTTCGGGGCATTGCACGAGTCAACCAGAACGGTCTCCCTTGGCATGGATGGAGGGACGACATCGGTGTGAGGTAAGCGATGCTAAGCTCTTGATGAGTTGATGTGTCTCCTTTCCTCACAGAGTTGGATTGTTACAGATTTGCATTGTTGGGTGCGTATTTGCTTGTAGACTAACTTATGAGTTTAGTAAAGCGCCATTTATCGGGGAAAAAATTTATTTGTAGGCTAACTCTGGCACGGCATGGGACTGAGAATGTAAGATCACACTCTAAATATAAGATTCTTGTCATCGCACAACGATAGATAGATAGTCTTGTAGCAAAGAGCCAAGGACCATGGTTCTGCTACGAGAGTGCAATTCAGGTAGGACAACTGATGGGAAGCAAATCAGCAATCGACCTGTATACAAGAATTAGCATGTGCAATACAATGTGTGGGTCAATTTCCTAACAATTTGACCAACATGTAAAATCTGTGCACGGATTTAGGATTTTTTTGAAGTTTTGATATGCATCCAGAGCCCCCTCTGAGCAGTGATACCAGCGAATGCACTAAGCCATTTTCGGTGAACCTGAACACAGTATGCTATCCACACACGTAAATCACATCTTCATCTACTAAAGTTTGATACCAACTCCAATTGCAATGAGCAGAGGAGATAATGCAAGCAAACACCGAGATAAAATTACCAAAGCATTTCTAGCAAGGATAGATAAGTGATAGCAGTAAACAGTTCAGACATGGCCAGATTCTTAAGTTTTGCGAGCTATCTAATTCTAAAGACAAAGTTCTCTCCAAGCCCGATCTAATATTTTTGCTGAATGAGAGAACAATCAGAAAGTTGCTGCTCCAGGGGAGTAGCAGACTAAGAACTTCTTCAAGTAGTTACTATGATTGCCAAAGCTTAGTTGAATATGTTAAGGGCCTGGTGTTGTGCATCCACTGCTTGAAGGAGCCTCTTAGCCACTGCGCAAGCATAAACCGAGGAGCCTTCAGATACCTGCATTATTGTGGACGATGGAACATTATTATCAATGATCATTGACAATGTTGGGACAGTAGCTCCTTATGTTGCTTAAAATAAAGAATACCGTCAATACCTTAGTATTAAACATGAATATGTGGTGATCTCCAATAGTCCCTCCAACCACATGGATGAGCTCAAGATGGAACTCATCAATAACCTTTGCAGCATGAAGCAGGGAGTTGGCCTTCTTCTTTTCAGTGAGCTTGATGTTTACTTCATTTTCCACTATGCGGACATCAACATGGCATTCCTTTGACCTCCTCTGAACCCAGGAGCTTCTTATGGCCCCATTGAGCTGATTGTCTTGCTCATCCCTCATTGGTCTCATCGACGAGCTTTCGCCATCAGCAGTTGCCTCTTCATCCAACTTTATTATCTTTCTCCTATTAGTTCCATGCCACTTCTGCTCCACTAGGATCTTCAGTTCCTTCACTGTACGATTCAGCTCATCTATGTATTCAATGGCATCCCCTACTATTGAGGCCCTGTCATTCTAGAGAAAAGTTCTATAAAACATTAATGCCATATGAAACATATATGAGCAGCCCCATCACGTACAATGGAAATTTTTGTGGTTCTGTCACATTGTTTACTTTTGATTGAGCAAATCAAAAAGCGTGGTCTAATTGGTTGAGACTATATCACTAGAGAGGCGAATACTTTCGTTGGAGTAATGTGATGAGGGTGATAGCATTGTCTTATGAAAGATCAAAGTATATACGGTTACTAAAAAATTCAAAGTACATATGAAATATCGGTTACATTGCTCTCTCATAATTCAGAAGGTACTGACTCGCTCGATGGAAATAAATAGATATGCCACTTAAGTATATGTAGAGAGCCACCACAAAGAGGAATATTTCATGGTAATCATGTTTATTAGGATATCATATCAGACTAAATATAATGTAGCAACAGAGCTTGGATAAGTATTTAGTCGAGCAGAAGCATATCACTTAACTCATGTTTCTTGGAACCTACTTTAGAGTTTAGACAGATAACAGTTGTGCAAATTGGTTCTAATTGATCTTTTCTAGAACACAGGTTTATTAGACTGCATTGTATTTCAATGTTGCACTTTTAAGCTTCTTACCACATTGAGAAGAAATGGATATAGTTATTTAGAATTTCAATTATCTTTCCAAAACCAATGAAAACTGGAAACTATTTCTGAAAATTTGGGTAATAGCTTCTTGTAAGTATTCTGTACATCTAGCATTTCACTGAAAATTTTAGTGGTTAGTTTCTAGTACTTCACATTTAGCTACACTTGCAAAATCACAAGAATCATCAAATCACCTACATTTGCAAAATGATGAACAAGACAAACCTTGGTAGGATTGGGGAAGAGCGTTCTTAACGTCTTGTACTTCACATTTAGCTgttccctcctctccctctcagtTGCAAAGTTAGCTTTTCCTTTGCCCTTCGCAAACTCACCCTTTCCTCTTCTGCATTCTAGTACGGTATCGAATGGCCTGTCATCTATGTCCTGAAAAAGATCTCCTACACTTCCAACCCCAATCATGGCATCCTTTTCATCTTCATTGGGGAATAACCCATAAGTTTGCGGCAGTGAGTGGCAGATATCCTTTAGTGTATGAGACTGGGTAGCATGATACCCTAACTGCAAGGCTGAATCACTAGTGAACATTAAGCCGCTGTCGGGAATTGCTGCCACTCCTGTCAACTCACCATTAAGATCCAAATAGGTGGTACCATTCAGTGCTGTATCACCAAAGGCAGATGTTGCAGGGAATCCTGGAGCCACAGTGCAATGGAGAAGATTTAAGAGATCCGGTGCTGGTGTGTAAGTACTGTTTGGATAAAGTGCAGCATCATACTGTCGAATCTGCTGTTCCACCAATATGTCTTGTGGATCTTCGCTAATCTGATGGTTGATGATGTGGTCTTGCATAGTGCAGATAGAAGTATCCCACGTCGCAGTTTCCATTGGTGGCATATCTTGCTCCAAATCTATTCCTAGTTGATGCTGAAGGTGGTTGATTGCTCTTGCAGCTTCAGAGGAAAGATTAATTGAATCAGAAAGGACTTCAAACGACGGCGCTTTGTATTTCTGTATCTCAATATTTGTGTTGTCATTGCATCTAGGAGCTCTTGAAGAATCATGGATCAAAGATTCTGCCATGAGATTATGTTCATGTGAACCTTGAAAATAGTCACCCCCAACAATCATTTTGACGATGCAGCGCCTGGCACCTTCAatccaaatctaaaaccaacacaATAGAAGACTGATGAGCATAGAAATAAATGTTTGGAAGAACTCAAATTTGACAGAGAATCAAATGCAAGAGGAAATAGAATGGCAAATAGCAATATAGCATCTTAGATGTGAACTAATCTTCAGCCAAAATGGAAATGGTAATTACTTGCAGACTTGCAGTGCACATACTAAGAGGAAAAGATAACTCGACAGGAATGCAGCAGCAGATAGAAGTCAATTGGATATGGAAATTGCAGTTGGCTTGGTTGTTGCAAAAGAGGTGGAGCCGTGGAGTTTTAAGCTACGCAACATGGTTGTCTGTTCTTCCGTGTAGAGAAGTTGCATAGCATGATTAATAAGACATGAAGCAACTTTGTTTCATCCTGACCTAACAAACTCCTTAccatctttttcttttctctaatCCTATTCATATTGATGTTTGATACAATGTGCTTCAACTACCGCATGCTCATTAACCAATCAGCAAAATATTGAGTAGCACAAAGTAATTTGTAATGATAAATACATCTACGTAAGTGCAAGATGACCAGGAAAATGAAGCACAAGAAATCCATGGTGGCAAAATGTTTTTAATCTTGCCAAATAAGAGTTAAGGAAGCAAAAAAACTGTTAATCAGGAAGCACTAGAAGAGAGCATATACCTATTTCTTGGCACAACTGATGATTGAATGAACGAGACTTTGTTCACAAAGTTACAACTCGAGGAGTCATGAAACCTAGCTTCTGTGCTATGCCAAGAATATTATAGTGGTCTAGTGGTAAGTCATGAAACTATAATTTTGTTGTCACACAAGTTTGGTGGACCAGAAAATAACAGAATGCTTGCATACTAAAGTTCAGTGTGAAGTACTATCATATGATTATTATGGTAACTGTTATTATTGGGAGACACAAACGAGAAAGACGGAAAGCTCACACCCTTTGAATTTGGCATCTTTGATGTTATTCACCCATAGGAAGTTGAGAAATGTAGGTCATGCCTTCTGCCTCCTTACCATATTTTATGAATGTGCTGGTGTAGTTATGCTTTGAGAAACTAGAGGTACAACTACCTGCAAGATAGCAATTTTCCAAAGAGCGCATGATCTTGGATTATGGAATATATGTACCAGCCTTAGTCATTTGAGCTTGCATGTTTCTTTATATATCAGTGTGATGTTCTTGGTTTGCTGAAACTTGAGAAATTTAACATTTTTGCCTGCATGGTGCTGATCTTTGAGTACCAGTTAATGGGGTTGAATAGATAGATACTTGATGGGTCAAGTACTAGGTTTCTAGTTACATTTAAAAAAATTATCAAAATATATGCAACATTAAACTGTTTTTCTAGTACCTGCCACTTGAAGAAAAATGTAAACTGAGGGATGAGCATGATAACAATTGCATGTCTGTTAGAATATCTGGTTTTATGGTAGGATATGATTTGTTAGAATTGATTGTTCTTTTACCTATAAATTTGTTTGACTGGATATCTCTCCTATGATTTCACTAAATGGCGTCATATTTTCAGATGTTGTTGTACGTTTGTAGAATTTAAGGAGATGTGGTATTTAAATACTAAGCCTTTATATATTCCGCATTTTCACTAGAGTTAATAGTGTGCTTATAGCCCACCTTAAAAAACTTCTCTGAAGTAAGAACTGGGCTATAGGTTCTCTGGTATATCACAGTTATCTGTACTTACAAACACCATTGCTTTCTCAACTTCTACCACCTTATTGTGGCAAACAATGCTACATGGTGTGTTTGTCATCTTAATTATGTCATTCGGAA includes these proteins:
- the LOC124679367 gene encoding transcription factor EAT1-like translates to MIVGGDYFQGSHEHNLMAESLIHDSSRAPRCNDNTNIEIQKYKAPSFEVLSDSINLSSEAARAINHLQHQLGIDLEQDMPPMETATWDTSICTMQDHIINHQISEDPQDILVEQQIRQYDAALYPNSTYTPAPDLLNLLHCTVAPGFPATSAFGDTALNGTTYLDLNGELTGVAAIPDSGLMFTSDSALQLGYHATQSHTLKDICHSLPQTYGLFPNEDEKDAMIGVGSVGDLFQDIDDRPFDTVLECRRGKGEFAKGKGKANFATERERREQLNVKYKTLRTLFPNPTKNDRASIVGDAIEYIDELNRTVKELKILVEQKWHGTNRRKIIKLDEEATADGESSSMRPMRDEQDNQLNGAIRSSWVQRRSKECHVDVRIVENEVNIKLTEKKKANSLLHAAKVIDEFHLELIHVVGGTIGDHHIFMFNTKVSEGSSVYACAVAKRLLQAVDAQHQALNIFN